CGTATTTATTTGTTCATGAGCTTTTTGTTTCTTGCCCCTTCTCCTGCAGGTAGTAATTTCAATCTATCTTTTCAAGTTGCTTGTGGTGAACAACTTTCCCACATCAATGGGAGTAGGTATGATTTTTGCTCTTTTTCTCATTGCTTCATGCTAGGTGCTTGGCCGGTTAGGCGGGCTGTGTAACGGGCCAAAACTACGGGCAGGTCGACCCAAAACACGTTTCGAAtggttttgataaataattaggGTGTCCAATATAAGCACAGATTTTGTATCATTATTATAATATACTACTTTGAATAAACTGATTCAAAAATTTTATGTACTAAAAGTACACTTTGCACGGCTGTCGACCTATTTGACTTGCTTGCCACATTTTTTTAGCTAATTTATTGTTTGACCCGTTAGATATAAACATAGTCGGAATTGGATCGACCCGTTTGTAAGTGTTTGACCTGTTTGctgttactttgtttttttaggattggttTGATCCAATTACTTTGGTAGTCTATATAATTTGTGTGCTTTATAATGGTCTTTTTTGTATTTAAAGAAACTAACTTTGTTATTCTATTTTAACCATGAAGCATGATGGTCTGTTTTGGTTTCTTATGTGTGTTATATTTGTATTTTTAAGCTTGATTCTTTAGGGGATTTAGGGGAAAAATTAAAGATTTTGTGTGTGGAGATATAATTAGTTatatgtgtttttatgttttGATTATGCAGATttgaaatattataaaaattcaaCTGGCTTTGTTTTACTGTTGTTTCGAATTTTGAAATAAGAATCTAGGTTAAAAGCTATATAGTTTGTGTGCTTTATAATGGTCTTTTTTGTATTTAAAGAAACTAACTTTGTTATTCTATTTTAACCATGAAGCATGATGGTCTGTTTTGGTTTCTTATGTGTGTTATATTTGTATTGGATGTGAAGTGTGTTTAGTTAGAATCCAACTTCAACTTATAATCCAAAGACAATTCAAAAAGCAAGTCATGTCAGTAGCTTTTCTTTGACTTTTGTCCTTTTTTTTTACTACTTACCACTTCTTTACATGTCAACCTTTTCAACAACAAAAATTTTATGTACTAAAAGTACACTTTGCACGGCTGTCGACCTATTTGACTTGCTTGCCACATTTTTTTAGCTAATTTATTGTTTGACCCGTTAGATATAAACATAGTCGGAATTGGATCGACCCGTTTGTAAGTGTTTGACCTGTTTGctgttactttgtttttttaggattggttTGATCCAATTACTTTGGTAGTCTATATAATTTGTGTGCTTTATAATGGTCTTTTTTGTATTTAAAGAAACTAACTTTGTTATTCTATTTTAACCATGAAGCATGATGGTCTGTTTTGGTTTCTTATGTGTGTTATATTTGTATTTTTAAGCTTGATTCTTTAGGGGATTTAGGGGAAAAATTAAAGATTTTGTGTGTGGAGATATAATTAGTTatatgtgtttttatgttttGATTATGCAGATttgaaatattataaaaattcaaCTGGCTTTGTTTTACTGTTGTTTCGAATTTTGAAATAAGAATCTAGGTTAAAAGCTATATAGTTTGTGTGCTTTATAATGGTCTTTTTTGTATTTAAAGAAACTAACTTTGTTATTCTATTTTAACCATGAAGCATGATGGTCTGTTTTGGTTTCTTATGTGTGTTATATTTGTATTGGATGTGAAGTGTGTTTAGTTAGAATCCAACTTCAACTTATAATCCAAAACAATTCAAAAAGCAAGTCATGTCAGTAGCTTTTCTTTGACTTTTgtcctttttgtttttttactacTTACCACTTCTTTACATGTCAACCTTTTCAACAACCAAGTCATATCAGTATCCAAGATTTTACTGTTGTCTCTTGCTTGGTTCAGTGTCTATAAGTACACAAACCctcaactacactcaactgactACTGCTTTTACATCTACAGCTGTAAAGCAACATTTTACTGTTTTGTGAAAGAGAGCATGCTTGCTTCAGTCTCTATAAATACTTCATCAAGCTCAACACTATACAATCACTCAACTCAGACGAATTAAACTTTCACATTGTAAGTTTATCTCAGTTGAACTAAATCCTACTTTTAAGTCTTGCATCAATTAAACCTTCAAAACATCAACCTAACAACTTCTATTTTACTTCGATTTCAGAATATATTGACTCTTTGCATCTGGATCTTGCGTTGTTCCTCGGCTCTCACATCAAGGTTTCACATTTTTTGTTGGCTTTTTACATCTGCCTCTTGCATTATTGTAAGTTCTTCCAAATTTCTTGGTTTTTTGATCTGTATTGTTTAACTGCCTCTTTGTTTTTTGGGCTGTTGATATGTACCAGTGACTCATGTGTtggttttatttttctttctttcaTATTTGCTGTTTGCTGTTTCATATTTTTCTTTATTTATCATATTTGCTGTTTGCTGTTTATGGTATGCATATTGCAAAATCACCCTCTTCTGGTATATCAAATATATTAGTGTTCGttcttttattaaatatattagtGTTCGTTCTTTGATAAAAAAGAATAATTCAGGTATATCAAATATATTAGTGTTCGTTCTTTTTTGGGTTCAATTAAAAGGATTTAACTGTCCACACTGTATAGCCTGGAATAGGTTATACAACCCCCTTCCAACACACACATAGTTTGCAACAATGAAAAGTTTAAGTGGGCTGGAACATGATTTATCTCACtaatattttcataaaataaatttaaaaccacAAATTATTTATGTAATTATAGTCGCTAATCACAACTTCTGAAATAATGAACATCATGTGTTGGTAGGGATCAAAGAAGGCTGTTGTCTATTGATGGGCTGAGCTGTCATACAAATGTGCGTGACTGGAGTTTTTTTGGCAACCAGCTCCACACCAGTGACTACATTATTTAGTTGCATgataaacacaatcacacaaACGATGCATATAGTCACAAAAATAACAACATTAATACACCGCTATTAATCTACCCGACCAATTAATCATACCTTTCATATACATAtaattaagttaaaatatttattttagttGTTATATGTTATTGTTCTTTTCCTTGTATGAAAATATCTTTGAAAAAGAATGTCACCAACTCACCTAAGTGAAGTATGTGTAAAGTATGGAAAAAAGATTTGACACGTTTTTTTGTAATGGACTTGACACATTAAACGTTTAGGTTTTTAATTTCTTGTTCTAATTTCTTTGTGTTTTGTTGAGTTGTTAATTTGTTTCTAAAGTTAAATCGTTTTAAATCGTTTTATACAGTCagttaaatcttttatttaatatatacatatatatattgttcttttctatatatatataacataagtAATGATTAAGAAAATAACCTGAATTAAAGGATCATCACAAGCACTATCAATCAATCGTCCCCGTCCAATTAAAACAGAGTAAATGTGTCCTATGTACAAGCTCAGCCACTTCCTGTAGTAAAAAGGAAATGCCTTTTAACTTAAGTATAGCCGGAGGATTACAACACATATGAGCTGTCATACAAATGTCCGTGACTGGAGATAAACTAAAAACTGAAATGATGTTATGGTGTGTATACTTTTCAACATATTTATATACAAGTATACATATGTTGGTGTTACGGTGGGTATACTTTTTTTTGCGAAATACATACAAGAGTCGCCATTATGAATTCTTATATTGCTTAACATATTGAATCAATAGCATGCTCAGTTAGGTGGGCATTATGAACTCTCAGATTTGATTTACTGACTGATATTGAATTTTTTTTATGGTCAAACACTTAAGAACTCAAACACTATCAATCAATCGTCCCCGTCCAATTAAACAGAGTAAATGTGTCCTGTGTACAAGCTCAGCCACTTCCTGTAGTAAAAAGGAAACGCCTTTTAATCAAACTATTTTTATTTGCTTTAAAATTGATCTTTATATACAATCAAAATTGTATTTTTCAGTTTATAAATCACTCCAAACAAATATCAATTGAGAGGTATGGGTGGTGGTTATCCAATTCCTATTGAACCACAAGGATCAACAAACCCAACTCTGGTGTCAAACCCACCTCCGGTGTCAAACCCACCTCCGGTGTCAAACCCTCATCCGGTGACAAACCTTGAACACGATGATCCATTTGGTTGGACGGATGAAGAGTTGAATTGGGCGTATGACTATACATTCGCTCAACTACAATTTGGTGGACTACAAATTGAGGAGGGGCATCATCGTCCGGTGGCAAACACTCCTATACTTCCTATGCATCCTCCACCTTCAAACCCCCCTTATGTGGAAAACTACAGTCAAACACAAGAACTACCGACCTGGGCTGAAGGGTACGAAACTGACCCTGGGGCGGTTTACGAACCACCATTGGATGAAAAAATGGTTTGGGAACCTTAGAACAACTTTTATGATgactgtagttttttttttctcgaaTTAGTTTGAATCTTAATTATGTAACTTTTAATTATGTAttagtttaaatttaaatttgttgctgtttaattttaatcatgttttagtttaaattttatttctggagtttttatttttttagttaactAATATTGAACACTTAATAGGATATGTCTGATCATTTTTCCGTTGAAGAATTTTCATCATTGACAAATGATAGAGCATGGTATAATATAATCTTTGTTAAGGTGGAGTTTATTTGGCATGACGTCGATGGAAAGAGATTAGTGGTTATATTTCTTGATCAACACGTAAGAacattattttaatttactttGTGTTATATAAGCGTTTTTCCACCACTAAATTTCTTTTCATTTTAGAGACAAAAAATTGTTGCGTTCGTCCCACAAAATTTGATACACAAATATAATGACGCGTCATTGATGGGTGGTTTTTTTTCGTTGAATCATTTCCAAATTGAGAATCTCAACTATCTTGAGTGCCCAAAGTACCAGAATTACGTGTTAGTTTGGTCCGAGAAGAAAATTGTCATCAACGAATATACAAAGCTTTCTTCACTTACGCTTACGATTCCAAGGGGTGCTTCTTTATATCCATTGGTCCCTTCCATTATAGAATTGAAGCATGACAGGAGACCTCAAATGGATATTGTTGGTACATATTAATTCTCTATCtataatttttattaaatatataaaactttACATATGGTCTATACGATTTAACTGATTTGGTTTTAGATGTGGTTGGGAGAATAATAGAAGGCAAACGTGATCGATGTTGTTTTGAACTTTCTCTTCAAGATAAGACGtacgttattatttattattaacatATTACAAACATAATATTTACGTTATATGtaagaaaatattattattagaaGAACTTTAACCCAAAATCGTAATATACAGTGGTCACACAATACAATTGTTTTTGTCTGCCCTGAAGCCTTCCGATGTGATACGTTCCATTCGAGCCGTGCAACAAAGGTCCATCATATATGTATCACGTCTCAAGTTGGTTCATCTACCAGATAGTATGTTATGCTTTACACATGAACATTCTAATAATTAGTTAGATCTAATGGCTCATGtagtttaataaaagttatattttatttgttatttcagTTAATATTTTGAAGTCTACGGAGTTGAGTACGATTACGTACGAACCGGATATGGTCGAGGCACGGGATATGTAAATTATGGATCGTTATCCAATTTGTGTTTAAGTTAGAAACATTTggtgttgttatttgtttagttgtTGAATATTAAAGTCTCTCTTGGTGTTTCGTGTTTTGCTTTTTGTTTCCCTCATATTGATGTAATTGTAGAAATATTTATAATCTATCACCAAGGTATAATCTTCTTAGATTGGACAACTAAATAATCATTATCtgtattaaacgaaggtataACCATGGCTGACCTTCCTACTCATACAATCGTGTTTGAGATATTAACGAGGCTGCCAGCAAAGGATGTAGGTCGTTCTAAGAGTGTATGTAAGCAATGGTATGCGTTATTGTCAACACAAGATTTCGTAAAGATACATTGTTCTCGCTCAGTAGTTTCATCTAACCAGAGAGTTCTACTAATTGACGACCTAACGTGTTCTGTTCGTCCAATCATCTCTAATAACAATGACTATGGTCCAAGCTCAATAGTTACATTTCCATTCCATCACCAAAATAATGATGTCTCAATACTTTCACATTTGAACGGATTGTTGTGTGTTTGCTTGAATGATACATACGAGCTGcttctttggaatccaacaacTACTGCTTTCAAGCGTTTGTCAACCCCTAATTCTCATGGATTCTATATAAATAACCTTGATGCCATTGGTTTGTACGTTGACGCTGACGATGATTACAAGGTCTTGCATATAAAGCGTAGGAGTGGTGTACTTGGTGTCTATGTTTATTCTAGGGAAGTAGACTCTTGGAGAAATATTCCTTTCATAACAAGACAAGAGTACCTAAGCCCTCATTTCAATTGGTCAGCTGGCACATTTTGTGGTGGTACTCTATATTTCACTGTTTGCGAATGTTGGATTGGAGGTACGAATGTGGTGATTTGTTTTGATGTTAATTCGGAGCAGTTCAAGGAGATAAGCTTTCCACCCGTTCCTTCTAATGGAATGGTTCAAGGTGTTTTGGTTAATGTAAAAAATGTGCTTCACATGTTTGCTAGCACTGGCATGTTTGAGATGACGCATGACCTATGGACACTACAAGGGGATTACTGGATTAAGGTCTTATCATGTCCTCCGATCCCCCCGATATCATTGTCATTGTGGTGCGATATAACACATTATGTGACAAATGGTAATTGGTTTGTGATGACTAAATTAGGGAAGTTGTTTACAATTGAAATGGATATGAAGCCCTTCGAATGTTTTTATCCCGTTTCTTGGTTTCGAGGTTTTAAGGGTGCGGTGTTTGTGCAGACCATTGTTTCACCAAGTATTTAGATTGGCTTTCACTTAATGTTATCATTATGTATGTCAATGTTTTAaggatttgtgtttttttttctctAAGTCATGATATTCCGTTTAAGTCATGTATTTTAATGTTATCATTATGTATTTCAATGTTATCCTTCGGTTTGTTTTTCTCTAAGTTATGTGTTGGAATGTTGTTATGATTTGAGAATTTCATCATCTATGATAACTCTCTTTTATTTAATTTGCAAGGTATTTGTCATTTTTTCAATTTACAATGACTAATGGACTCTCAAACCCTCGAAATCATGCTTCTAGCTCGAGTGCATCTACTAAAGCTGAAAAACGAAAAGAGTATCAAaaaagatgtcacacccccaaaatccacctgcggatgacacccgcttcgagggcgtgactgaccaggatccagccaccaattataccgagcatttaagaaatatttaatatccgtaGTAATTAGCAATATCAGAGTTTAggttcggtaattagtttaacaaaacagcggaagcataaaccaaaatagttttaaagacagttcgttgttcaaaacagttatcccaacacacgggtttgacggacactacacatccccaagcagcagctcctgaatcattggttacctgcaaagcatgcagtaaggggtcaacaataatgctgagtgagttcactagttgtccagttttaattaccaaaaacttgtttcaccggttaatttatccgtttatacatgccctggggagctaccccaaaagttagcgactaaactgtttttccaataccgaacactaggtaaccgttgcgtatccgcaggatgccccgatgtcaatgttctatcatcattgacggatttctgagtacattagttcacgaccgtcccaaaccagggcacggtgtgaggctggtaaacacctaaatagcgctatcaactaataacccgctcgcctaacccggcgactaatcggtatttgtagtagggacttgagtgatagagtttcgtttagtgccgttagttgcaatccgtataaacagtaattaaccaaaaggtttcccaatacccgggaaggaaaagtaagttttgttcccaataactagggaaagtatgtaaatggtatccccttttaccaggggatagggttgctagtctcgtgtcccaaaccaccgggacgcatgcttttaagttgtgaactcaccttgggttgctcggtaggtttaggttactcggtcaaacacgctggtcaccatgtcctaacatggttaccggtataggtcagatacaagtattcacgtaaaacacatactggcacgtaacatgcatacaagtaaacagtcatggggttattgggccggcctaaacaattaagcagtcaacagtaacacataacccagtcaacagatagcccataacacataatggcccaataaccaaagtggacagcccactcgcaaccagctggtctcgagtcgcaaccaggtggtttcggcttgtcacgttatggttgcgagtcgtaaccgtgtggtctcgagtcatcatgctgtggttgcgagtcgtaagctgtccctttcacgtacacgtgatgatgcagatctAACAGTCCAATATGTACTATgcaatcagacccagattaggaaacagccaataaggttccactaacatttttcctaaactgaccagcaatgaaaatagatcaaactttgccatttttacatcttcaagtcatattcaaacaagttcatcttatgttcatcattttctagggttttcatatcaacataatcatatatttatgaaccaaaatcacatgttttagcaagatcaacatgcaaaacatacattatatatccgaatcttaagtttaacatcattatttgcaaggaataaagaagcatagtatggttagtcataatcattcttgaactaccatttgttagtcatttaaacatgttatcaagctttgttcacaagggttttcacatatagtcaagttccacaaatcatcctaaaaattatacaaaaactactacccaagcatttctagttcatataacaaacataaatctcatgcacatagtaacaacactaaccggttgtgaagaaggaggatgagccgaaagaaaggaagaaaatgagagaaggtgaagtgtccgagttagtggtcttgaccgagtccttgtccgggatccttgcttgaaccgaaaattgaaagggattggggtgtgttgttgagggtttctagttgagagaaaaatagtagaagtgtgtttgtgtgttgtgtatgaaatgagggaaagtggggaaagatggggtatatataccaagggatgtttcgggttgggcttggggtttcggcccaaaccggttacggcccaaaggcctactcgcaaccgcccggttgcgagtcatggtcacaaatcactcgagacctcatggtctcgagtcgggttccttgttctcgggttgggttctcggctcacatataacacatacatatatacataccaatgcacacataacaaagcacatatcacataaagattcacgttatcattaagtttagtcagtcactagtcacataatgtacaaacaaggtacatcacgacacaacgaaaaGTTCTAgttttcgggttgtcacatcatccccaagttgaaagaaatttcgtcccgaaatttgatggcactcactgaggaagctagtcaagttgtaaggttttcccggttatcctggggtgtcacatccaccccccgttgatctggaatttcgtcccgaaattccgtagcttcagcctcagtagcgtttgtactgttctcaaacagttggggatatttttgtttcatccgatcttcgcgctcccaggtgaactctgggccgcgacgtgagttacaacggactcgaacaagaggtattctagtgctcttgaggaccttaacatcccggtccgtgatttcgacaggttcttcgacgaatttcaactgttcgtcgatcgtgagttccttcagaggaactacgtgcgtctcatctgacagacacttcttcagattcgacacatggaaaacgtggtgaactgcaccgagttctgctggtaagttcagtctgtaggccaccttgcctattttctcaaggatttcgaaaggtccaacgtaccgtgggttgagtttgtcTCGTTTACCAacacgaaccacacccttccagggtgaaactttgagtgatacccgctccccaacctggagctcaagtggtttcctgcccttatcggcgtaggccttctgacggtcacgagcggccgccatgcgttgtcgtatttgagcaatccgctcagtagtgtctaccacatgttctggaccagtgatttgactatcccccacctctgcccaacaaagaggtgaccggcatttacgtccgtacaatgcctcaaacggagcagctttaatgctggtgtggtagctgttattatacgagaattccacgagtggcagatgcctttcccggctgttgccaaagtcgtttacacaagcgcgaagcatgtcttctaatgtttgaatagCGCGTTCGGATTGCctgtccgtctgtgggtgatatgctgtgctcataactaaacgtgagccaaaagacttgtgcattgcttgtcacagttccgaagtaaaacgtgcatctcgatcagagatgatagaggtgggcaccccgtgcctcgaaaccacttccttgaggtatatcttcgccagagtggagaatttatctgttgtcttcgattgccaagaagtgtgcggatttcgtgagtcgatccacgatcacccagatagtgtcgtttccgcgctgtgatctaggtaggccagtaacgaaatccatggaaatttactcccatttccattgtggtatctctggttgttggagtaggcctgagggtttctgatattccgtcttgactcgcgcacaagtcaaacacttgctgacgtaagttgctatgtgggccttcatgctaggccaccaatacgtagtcttaatatcgtggtacatcttgtccgaaccagggtgtactgagtagcgagatttgtgcgcttcattcatcgcaagttctcgtaagtcgccatagagtgggacccaaatgcgtcctgttacataataagcaccgtcttccttctgttctaagcgttgccttgacccgcatagggcttcagctctaacgttctctggtttcagtgcttctatctgagcagctcgtatttgcgaaggtagactagaatggatcgtgagttataaagctcttacgcgcttaggcgtagtgtccttccgactgagggcgtctgccactacattggccttgcccgggtgatacctgatagagcactcgtaatcattcagcagttcgcctcatcgtcgctgtcgcatattcagttccttctgcttgaatatgtgttctaaacttctgtggtcggtgtaggtggcgcacttggttccgtataggtaatgccgtcatagcttaagtgcgaagatcactgctcccagttccaaatcaagcgttgtgtagttcctttcgtgcgtcctaagttgtcgagaggcgtaagcaataaccttctcgcgttgcatccaTGTGCAACTGGGATCCTGATTCgaagcatcatggtataccgctagatcacccgtaccctagggtgaagatgatgctcagtgcattacaaagttgggattcgaaagctgaaaagacgtcctcctgttttggtctttcacgaacacaacaccctgctgtgccaacgagacttaagctgtgcgaccttcgaaaatcttgtgattaagctgcgttagtatctagtgggaccaagaaactcctgtatcctcgaagggatctttgatgttgatcagttcctaacaaaatggatcttagcgagatccatgtgtattcccacttcgttgtttgataaaagaaaatgtgtacttcccgaatcctgaagtcatacttaggtagacttcgcacgtaGACGCTCCTCCCCTAGAAGCTCTACAATGGAATACAAGTGTTGTTCAAGGTGCCCCTTTCTCCTAGAAGTGATTCAAAACGTACTAGATAAACACAGTTGCAGTGTGATCCATAAAGCAGCTGGTGGGTTGTTCACCCCAAAAGGTCATGGAATGATTCATCCGGTGTTTCCTGGAAATGGCCTTATTGCGTTCGctatgccgttttaggaacatcctccatttggacttccatctgatgttagttcgttcgctactcaatctttacataggagcatgacccatgtaactggtcaacaggttgtcaatacaggatcgagacaaacggttatgggctgtcaccttgatgagttcttAATAGTCAGTATACACACGAAAAGGCCCATCTTCCCTAGGATAAGTGGGGCTCCCCCAAAGCGAAGAACTAGACCCTACAAAACTCCTGCCCAACGGTTCCTATAGTTGCTTTGATAGATCTTGCGACCTTCCTGGCGCAAAATGgtaaaagtacaagtaatcagggctgcctcagacgtgagatcaaactgagattccgcctaacaaattttcggaagaaaaactgaatgttcctcggatagcacgccgagagaaacaacgaacaactggtggatcctcgatccacttttccttagccttaacatccgtagcggttgctaacacagcggagtaatccctctgtagacacttctggccttcacagctgaaatggcgctaactattgaactactctgatgctttagaacaaatgccgattctccacacaaagttttctcctcactgggtatattcgcgtgattcctgggtaaccaattctcactaactactgcgttgtaaccatcgagtggggtagaaggaaggtcgacatcggacactcgtcccacaaggtcgtgtttacatcctaacgaacttttgagattctatttgacttgccatcagtcgattccacatctggttcggtttcaagaagtatcagggtcaagcagaatagagatgaagcaaacaactacccatacaagctaccatgttggtactatgcctggcgtcgcctgcgccaatcctaaatgcccttccacgagcatcatttccaatgttgttgttacggttgcgaggattcccattactatcatcattcccctggttgttgaccttgatgttgtcgcgactgttgtttctgatgtcgttgcttgaaatggtgcgctacgatccttcactgacaagtccatcttgtcgcgtttccgtgccgcgtcccaaggtgtacttattgagctggccgttacgcatttccgcaccattgtcgattgtcatcgcttatggcccgactgattcgtaagagctggctcctatgagccgctgactagggttaagggttcgattggagtcaattcgctgatgctcgttgtcggtgactagggtcgttcaaatgctgaagccagtaaggtactacgtctaccctcttgactgagtactacacggtatgttgagatagtgttgcagaagtgatcgcacttcgggatttaagacGTCAACACGTTACGTTCCAGCAAGTGAAGAAAGGTGAGAaggatatagaccaatcattgtcgttTCAACACCCATCCCGGGGATgctcgtacaagcacctaatgttctacacagttcgctaggcgttcatatgggtgttcaggtaatactcgatagcatcgaggttcgaaaggggtgcagtgagaagtgaaaagatcgtgttcgagtaggagacaatcactgctacggttcctatggactgttgtgtttctcatcatacagataacgaaacggaacccctttttcac
This is a stretch of genomic DNA from Helianthus annuus cultivar XRQ/B chromosome 16, HanXRQr2.0-SUNRISE, whole genome shotgun sequence. It encodes these proteins:
- the LOC110918378 gene encoding uncharacterized protein LOC110918378; the encoded protein is MSDHFSVEEFSSLTNDRAWYNIIFVKVEFIWHDVDGKRLVVIFLDQHRQKIVAFVPQNLIHKYNDASLMGGFFSLNHFQIENLNYLECPKYQNYVLVWSEKKIVINEYTKLSSLTLTIPRGASLYPLVPSIIELKHDRRPQMDIVDVVGRIIEGKRDRCCFELSLQDKTGHTIQLFLSALKPSDVIRSIRAVQQRSIIYVSRLKLVHLPDSMLCFTHEHSNN
- the LOC110919177 gene encoding F-box/kelch-repeat protein At3g06240, encoding MADLPTHTIVFEILTRLPAKDVGRSKSVCKQWYALLSTQDFVKIHCSRSVVSSNQRVLLIDDLTCSVRPIISNNNDYGPSSIVTFPFHHQNNDVSILSHLNGLLCVCLNDTYELLLWNPTTTAFKRLSTPNSHGFYINNLDAIGLYVDADDDYKVLHIKRRSGVLGVYVYSREVDSWRNIPFITRQEYLSPHFNWSAGTFCGGTLYFTVCECWIGGTNVVICFDVNSEQFKEISFPPVPSNGMVQGVLVNVKNVLHMFASTGMFEMTHDLWTLQGDYWIKVLSCPPIPPISLSLWCDITHYVTNGNWFVMTKLGKLFTIEMDMKPFECFYPVSWFRGFKGAVFVQTIVSPSI